Proteins from a genomic interval of Equus quagga isolate Etosha38 chromosome 13, UCLA_HA_Equagga_1.0, whole genome shotgun sequence:
- the LOC124250520 gene encoding T-cell surface glycoprotein CD1a-like, with translation MLFLQLALLVVLLPDGDSKDDFQEPTSFRVIYSSSFYNPSRVQALGSAWLGELQTHGWENHTGSFIFLRPWSKGNFSSEEMTEIEKLFHMFAIEFNQAFHNHASQWQLEYPFQVQLAMGCELHIGEASVGFARIAYQGSDLISIQNNSWLPSPKGGSRAQQVSRRFNLNKVSLETWHRLLTDTCPRFLLGLLDAGKADLQRQARPEAWLSTGPSPAPGHLMLVCHVSSFYPKPIWVMWMRGKKEQQGTQQSDILPNADGTWYLRKSLDVEAIEADGLSCRVRHSSLEDQDIILYWEHRSSTGWIFLAVIVPLVLLTVLAFWLRKRWTRCEPPSNLISLE, from the exons ATGCTGTTCCTGCAACTTGCATTGCTAGTGGTTCTCCTCCCAGATGGTGACAGTAAAGATG ACTTCCAGGAGCCAACCTCCTTCCGAGTTATCTACAGCTCATCCTTTTACAACCCTTCCCGGGTGCAAGCTCTGGGCTCAGCTTGGTTGGGTGAGTTGCAGACTCATGGGTGGGAGAACCACACTGgcagttttattttcctgaggcCCTGGTCCAAGGGCAACTTCAGCAGTGAGGAGATGACTGAAATCGAAAAGTTATTCCATATGTTCGCCATTGAATTTAATCAGGCATTTCACAACCATGCCAGTCAATGGCAGCTTGAAT ATCCCTTTCAGGTACAGCTAGCAATGGGCTGTGAGCTTCACATTGGTGAAGCCTCAGTAGGGTTCGCACGGATTGCTTATCAAGGATCAGATTTAATAAGCATCCAGAATAATTCATGGTTACCATCTCCAAAGGGTGGAAGTAGGGCTCAGCAAGTCTCCAGACGATTCAATTTGAATAAAGTCTCGCTGGAAACATGGCACAGGCTCCTCACTGACACCTGCCCACGTTTCCTCTTGGGTCTTCTTGACGCAGGGAAAGCAGATCTCCAGCGACAAG CAAGGCCAGAAGCCTGGCTGTCCACTGGCCCTAGTCCTGCTCCAGGCCATCTGATGCTGGTTTGTCATGTCTCTAGCTTCTACCCAAAGCCTATTTGGGTGATGTGGATGCGGGGTAAGAAAGAGCAACAGGGCACTCAGCAAAGTGACATCTTGCCCAATGCTGATGGGACATGGTATCTTAGGAAGTCCTTGGATGTGGAAGCCATTGAGGCAGATGGCCTCTCTTGCCGGGTGAGACACAGCAGTCTAGAAGACCAGGACATCATCCTTTATTGGG AACATCGCAGCTCCACGGGCTGGATCTTCTTGGCAGTGATAGTGCCCCTGGTGCTTCTGACAGTGCTTGCGTTTTGGCTTAGGAAGCGCTG GACACGTTGTGAACCTCCAAGCAATCTTATCTCTTTGGAATGA